A stretch of the Thiomicrorhabdus xiamenensis genome encodes the following:
- the gap gene encoding type I glyceraldehyde-3-phosphate dehydrogenase, protein MTIKVGINGFGRIGRMAFRAAAKDFQDIEVVAINDLLDPEYLAYMLKYDSVHGRFDGTVEVKDGNLIVNGKTIRITAERNPADLKWDEVGADLVIECTGFFLTEETCQAHIDAGAKKVVQSAPSKDATPMFVYGVNHNEYAGQAIVSAASCTTNGLAPVAKVLNDNFGIKRGLMTTVHAATATQKTVDGPSMKDWRGGRGILENIIPSSTGAAKAVGKVLPALNGKLTGMAFRVPTSDVSVVDLTVELEKETSMEDIKAAMKAASEGELAGVLGYTEEANVSTDFRGDSHPSIFDATAGIALDPTFVKVVAWYDNEYGYTCNMMRVVRHVGSN, encoded by the coding sequence ATGACAATTAAAGTTGGTATCAATGGTTTTGGCCGTATCGGTCGTATGGCTTTCCGTGCAGCGGCTAAAGACTTCCAAGACATCGAAGTTGTAGCAATCAACGATCTACTTGATCCTGAATACCTAGCATACATGCTTAAGTATGACTCAGTACACGGTCGTTTCGACGGTACTGTTGAAGTTAAAGACGGTAACCTAATCGTTAACGGTAAAACTATTCGTATCACTGCTGAGCGTAACCCAGCTGACCTTAAATGGGACGAAGTTGGTGCGGATCTAGTTATCGAATGTACCGGTTTCTTCCTAACTGAAGAAACTTGTCAGGCGCACATCGATGCGGGTGCTAAGAAAGTTGTTCAGTCAGCGCCTTCTAAAGACGCTACTCCAATGTTCGTTTACGGTGTAAACCACAACGAATACGCTGGTCAAGCGATCGTTTCTGCAGCTTCTTGTACGACTAACGGTCTTGCTCCGGTTGCTAAAGTTCTTAACGACAACTTCGGTATCAAGCGTGGTCTTATGACGACTGTTCACGCTGCAACTGCAACTCAGAAAACTGTTGACGGTCCTTCTATGAAAGACTGGCGCGGTGGTCGCGGTATCCTAGAGAACATCATCCCTTCTTCTACTGGTGCTGCTAAAGCAGTAGGTAAAGTACTACCTGCTCTAAACGGTAAACTGACTGGTATGGCTTTCCGTGTACCGACTTCTGACGTTTCTGTAGTTGACCTAACTGTTGAACTAGAAAAAGAAACTTCAATGGAAGACATCAAGGCTGCTATGAAAGCTGCTTCTGAAGGCGAGCTGGCTGGTGTTCTTGGTTACACTGAAGAAGCTAACGTTTCTACTGACTTCCGTGGTGATTCTCACCCATCTATCTTTGACGCAACTGCAGGTATCGCTCTAGATCCTACTTTCGTTAAAGTCGTTGCTTGGTACGACAACGAGTATGGTTACACTTGTAACATGATGCGTGTTGTTCGTCACGTAGGTAGTAACTAA
- a CDS encoding phosphoglycerate kinase, whose protein sequence is MSVIKMSDLDLAGKRVLIREDLNVPVKDGKVTSDARIRASLPTIKMAADAGAKVMLMSHLGRPTEGEYDEAASLAPVAANLSEKLGKEVRLVKDYLDGVEVADGEVVLLENVRFNVGEKKNAEDLSKKYAALCDVYVMDAFGTAHRAQASTHGAGAFAPVACAGPLLAAELDALGKALNNPARPLVAIVGGSKVSTKLTVLESLSEKVDQLVVGGGIANTFIAAAGNPVGKSLYEADLIPTCNKLNEIMEGRGAAIPLATDVVCGKEFSETAAAETKNVADTAEDDMIFDIGPDSAAELAEIIKNAGTVVWNGPVGVFEFDQFGEGTKAISMAIAESSAFSIAGGGDTLAAIDKYDIADKVSYISTGGGAFLEFLEGKKLPAVAMLEEAAKK, encoded by the coding sequence ATGTCTGTAATTAAGATGTCTGACCTAGATTTGGCTGGTAAGCGCGTTCTTATCCGTGAAGACCTGAACGTACCAGTTAAAGACGGTAAAGTTACTTCTGATGCGCGTATCCGTGCTTCTTTGCCTACCATCAAAATGGCAGCGGATGCAGGTGCTAAAGTTATGCTTATGTCTCACCTAGGCCGCCCAACTGAAGGTGAATATGATGAAGCAGCTTCTCTAGCGCCAGTTGCAGCAAACCTTTCTGAAAAACTAGGTAAAGAAGTTCGTCTAGTTAAAGATTACCTTGATGGTGTTGAAGTTGCAGACGGTGAAGTGGTTCTTCTAGAAAACGTTCGTTTCAACGTTGGTGAGAAGAAAAATGCTGAAGACCTATCTAAAAAATATGCAGCACTTTGTGATGTGTATGTAATGGACGCTTTCGGTACCGCTCACCGTGCGCAAGCTTCTACTCACGGTGCAGGTGCTTTCGCTCCAGTAGCGTGTGCAGGTCCTCTTCTAGCTGCTGAGCTTGACGCTCTAGGTAAAGCGCTAAACAACCCAGCGCGTCCTCTAGTTGCAATCGTTGGTGGTTCTAAAGTATCTACTAAACTAACGGTGCTTGAGTCTCTATCTGAGAAAGTTGATCAGCTAGTTGTTGGTGGTGGTATCGCGAACACTTTCATCGCGGCTGCTGGTAACCCTGTAGGTAAGTCTCTATATGAAGCAGACCTGATCCCGACTTGTAACAAGCTGAACGAAATCATGGAAGGTCGCGGTGCGGCTATCCCTCTAGCAACTGATGTTGTTTGCGGTAAAGAGTTCTCTGAAACGGCTGCTGCGGAAACTAAGAATGTTGCAGACACGGCTGAAGACGATATGATCTTTGATATCGGTCCTGATTCAGCAGCAGAACTTGCTGAAATTATCAAGAACGCCGGTACAGTTGTATGGAACGGTCCAGTAGGTGTATTCGAATTCGATCAGTTCGGTGAAGGGACTAAAGCGATCTCTATGGCGATTGCTGAATCTTCAGCGTTCTCTATCGCAGGTGGTGGTGACACGCTTGCGGCGATCGATAAGTACGACATCGCAGATAAAGTATCTTACATCTCTACCGGTGGTGGTGCTTTCCTTGAATTCTTGGAAGGTAAGAAGCTACCTGCAGTAGCGATGCTTGAAGAAGCGGCTAAAAAATAA
- the tkt gene encoding transketolase — translation MATRRDLANAIRALSMDAVQKANSGHPGAPMGMADIAEVLWNSHMKYNPTNAKWADRDRFVLSNGHGSMLIYSLLHLTGFDLSMDDIKQFRQLHAKTAGHPEYGYADGIETTTGPLGQGITNAVGMAIAERTLAAQFNKPGHEIVDHHTYVFMGDGCLMEGLSHESCALAGTLGLGKLIAFWDDNDISIDGNIGDWMEKGVPGRFNAYDWHVIPNVDGHDAEAINKAIEEAKAVTDKPSLICTKTVIGYGSPNKCGTYSCHGAPLGDDEIDLVRKELGWTAAPFEIPEDIYAGWDHKEQGAKDEADWNAKFEAYRAEYPAEAAEFERRMSGELPANFEVEMDKFIAATQEESPKLASRQASQKTIEKLGEILPEMFGGSADLTGSNLTNWSKMVKVNRENANGNYLSWGVREFGMAHMMNGMVLHGGFKVFGGTFFMFMEFMRNALRMSALMKIGTIYVYTHDSIGLGEDGPTHQPVEQLATMRVIPNFQTWRGCDAVESAVSWKVAMMRGNAPTALVFSRQALAPMARTAEQVKLIEKGGYVLKDCEGTPDLIIIATGSEVGLAVDAAAAMDANVRVVSMPCTDAFDEQDQAYKDSVLIPGVKRVAVEAGVKDCWYKYVGLDGDVVGMTTFGESAPADELFKEFGFTVENVVATCNKVLGK, via the coding sequence ATGGCAACTCGTAGAGATCTAGCTAACGCTATCCGCGCTTTAAGTATGGACGCGGTTCAAAAAGCCAACTCTGGTCACCCAGGTGCACCGATGGGTATGGCGGACATCGCTGAAGTACTGTGGAATAGCCACATGAAATACAATCCGACCAACGCTAAGTGGGCGGATCGCGACCGTTTCGTGCTATCTAACGGTCACGGCTCAATGCTTATTTATTCTCTACTTCACTTGACTGGTTTCGACCTGAGCATGGATGACATCAAGCAGTTCCGTCAGCTACATGCTAAAACTGCGGGTCACCCAGAATACGGTTATGCAGATGGTATCGAAACAACGACTGGTCCTCTAGGTCAAGGTATCACTAACGCTGTAGGTATGGCGATCGCTGAACGCACTCTAGCGGCTCAGTTCAACAAGCCAGGTCACGAAATCGTTGATCACCACACTTATGTATTCATGGGTGACGGTTGTTTGATGGAAGGTCTTTCTCACGAATCTTGTGCTCTAGCCGGTACTCTAGGTCTTGGTAAACTGATCGCTTTCTGGGATGACAACGATATCTCTATCGACGGTAACATCGGTGACTGGATGGAAAAAGGTGTTCCTGGTCGTTTCAACGCTTATGACTGGCACGTTATTCCTAACGTAGACGGTCACGATGCTGAAGCAATCAACAAAGCAATCGAAGAAGCGAAAGCAGTTACTGACAAGCCTTCATTGATCTGTACTAAAACTGTAATCGGTTACGGTTCTCCTAACAAGTGCGGTACTTACTCTTGTCACGGTGCGCCACTAGGTGACGATGAGATCGATCTAGTTCGTAAAGAGCTTGGCTGGACAGCTGCGCCTTTCGAAATCCCAGAAGATATCTACGCTGGTTGGGATCACAAAGAGCAAGGTGCTAAAGACGAAGCGGATTGGAATGCTAAGTTTGAAGCTTACCGTGCGGAATATCCTGCTGAAGCGGCTGAGTTCGAACGTCGTATGTCTGGTGAACTACCAGCTAACTTCGAAGTTGAAATGGACAAGTTCATTGCAGCAACTCAGGAAGAGTCTCCTAAGCTGGCTTCTCGTCAGGCTTCTCAGAAAACAATCGAAAAACTGGGTGAAATCCTTCCAGAAATGTTCGGTGGTTCTGCTGACTTGACTGGTTCTAACCTGACTAACTGGTCGAAGATGGTTAAGGTTAACCGTGAAAATGCGAACGGTAACTACCTGTCATGGGGTGTTCGCGAATTCGGTATGGCACACATGATGAACGGTATGGTTCTTCACGGTGGTTTCAAAGTATTCGGTGGTACTTTCTTCATGTTCATGGAGTTCATGCGTAACGCTCTACGTATGTCGGCTCTGATGAAGATCGGTACGATCTATGTTTACACGCATGACTCTATCGGTCTAGGTGAAGATGGTCCTACGCACCAGCCAGTTGAACAACTAGCGACGATGCGTGTTATCCCTAACTTCCAGACTTGGCGTGGTTGTGATGCGGTTGAATCTGCAGTTTCTTGGAAAGTTGCCATGATGCGCGGTAACGCTCCGACTGCTCTTGTCTTCTCTCGTCAGGCACTAGCGCCTATGGCTCGTACTGCTGAGCAGGTTAAGCTGATCGAGAAAGGTGGTTATGTACTGAAAGATTGCGAAGGTACGCCAGACCTAATCATCATCGCGACCGGTTCTGAAGTTGGCCTAGCGGTTGATGCAGCGGCTGCGATGGATGCAAACGTTCGCGTTGTTTCTATGCCATGTACTGATGCGTTCGACGAGCAAGATCAAGCGTATAAAGACTCTGTTCTTATCCCAGGTGTTAAGCGTGTTGCGGTTGAAGCGGGCGTTAAAGACTGCTGGTACAAGTACGTTGGTCTAGACGGTGATGTTGTTGGTATGACCACTTTTGGTGAGTCTGCGCCAGCTGACGAACTATTCAAAGAGTTCGGCTTCACTGTTGAGAACGTTGTTGCTACGTGCAATAAGGTACTAGGCAAGTAA